From one Rhodoferax sp. PAMC 29310 genomic stretch:
- a CDS encoding hydrolase 1, exosortase A system-associated: MNFTEETAQFDCEGETLTGILAQPESPAQIGVLIIVGGPQYRAGSHRQFVLLSRALAAAGYAVLRFDYRGMGDSSGTQGDFEGVSMDIAAAIDALQERLPCVKQVALWGLCDAAAAALLYCHETQDSRVTGLCLLNPWVRSEASLARTQVKHYYVQRMQQKEFWLKLVRGGVATQALRGLLQNLRAAFGGSGGSSAGAGAGASGSNPSQSSLRPFQQRMAMAWHQFPGQVLLILSGDDYTAKEFLEFASTDPAWKSYSTHAHLTRHDVSGVDHTFSTADSRQKVEKITLGWITTMC; encoded by the coding sequence ATGAACTTTACCGAAGAGACCGCGCAGTTTGACTGCGAGGGTGAGACATTGACGGGCATTTTGGCCCAACCAGAATCGCCTGCGCAAATTGGCGTGCTCATCATCGTGGGCGGCCCGCAATACCGGGCGGGTAGCCACCGGCAATTTGTGCTGCTGTCCCGTGCGCTTGCTGCTGCGGGCTATGCCGTGCTGCGATTTGACTACCGCGGCATGGGCGACAGCAGTGGCACGCAGGGCGATTTTGAGGGGGTGAGCATGGACATTGCCGCTGCCATTGACGCCCTGCAAGAGCGCCTACCCTGCGTCAAACAGGTGGCGCTTTGGGGCCTGTGCGACGCCGCCGCCGCCGCCCTGCTCTATTGCCATGAAACTCAAGACTCGAGGGTGACGGGTTTATGTCTGTTGAACCCATGGGTTCGATCTGAAGCCAGTCTGGCGCGCACTCAAGTCAAACACTATTACGTCCAGCGGATGCAGCAAAAAGAATTCTGGCTGAAGCTGGTGCGTGGTGGAGTGGCCACCCAAGCCTTGCGAGGACTGCTGCAAAACCTTCGAGCGGCATTCGGGGGTTCGGGTGGTTCAAGTGCTGGTGCTGGTGCTGGTGCTTCAGGGTCTAACCCATCACAATCATCGCTAAGGCCTTTTCAGCAACGCATGGCCATGGCCTGGCACCAGTTTCCTGGGCAGGTTTTGCTGATCCTAAGTGGTGACGACTACACCGCCAAAGAGTTTCTGGAATTCGCCAGTACCGACCCGGCCTGGAAAAGCTACTCAACCCATGCCCACCTGACCCGACACGACGTTTCCGGCGTTGATCACACCTTCTCGACTGCCGATTCACGCCAAAAAGTCGAAAAAATAACCCTTGGTTGGATCACAACAATGTGTTAG
- a CDS encoding hydrolase 2, exosortase A system-associated: MQSQAFFLPAKSPATGQRFCLHYPAEGDVHRGQVLYIHPFAEEMNKARRMAALQARALAQAGFSVLQIDLLGCGDSSGDFGDATWQSWVNDAVHACQWLRSQTQPGDKKDALPLWLWGLRAGCLVAVDAAKQLNEPCHFLFWQPPAAGKPLLQQFLRLKVAADMLGGQSKGVMEAMRQELANGSPVEVAGYMLSASLATGLDRAKLAFPVAPPGSQASQVEWFEVSTRDDASLSPVSTQTVASWQTAGIAVNSHVVKGPSFWQTTEIEDAPALIEATTAALMKAAA, encoded by the coding sequence GTGCAGTCACAAGCCTTTTTTCTACCGGCCAAGTCACCTGCAACCGGTCAGCGATTTTGTCTGCACTATCCCGCCGAAGGTGATGTCCACCGCGGGCAAGTCCTCTATATTCATCCGTTCGCCGAGGAGATGAACAAAGCCCGCCGCATGGCGGCGCTTCAAGCCCGCGCGCTGGCACAGGCCGGTTTCTCCGTGTTGCAAATTGATCTGCTGGGCTGTGGCGACAGTTCTGGCGACTTTGGCGACGCCACCTGGCAAAGCTGGGTGAATGACGCGGTGCACGCTTGCCAGTGGCTTCGCAGTCAAACCCAGCCCGGCGACAAGAAAGACGCCCTTCCCCTGTGGTTGTGGGGCCTGCGTGCAGGCTGCCTGGTGGCAGTTGACGCTGCCAAGCAGCTGAATGAACCGTGTCACTTTCTGTTCTGGCAACCTCCTGCGGCGGGCAAACCGCTGCTGCAACAGTTCTTGCGCCTTAAAGTGGCGGCCGACATGCTGGGTGGCCAGTCCAAAGGGGTGATGGAAGCCATGCGCCAAGAACTGGCGAATGGGTCACCGGTAGAAGTGGCTGGCTATATGCTTTCAGCCAGCCTCGCTACGGGACTGGACCGCGCAAAACTCGCCTTTCCCGTGGCGCCACCGGGCAGCCAGGCGAGTCAGGTGGAATGGTTTGAAGTATCCACGCGGGACGACGCCAGCTTGAGCCCCGTCTCAACGCAAACGGTTGCCAGTTGGCAGACTGCGGGCATCGCCGTAAACAGTCACGTCGTCAAAGGCCCTTCGTTTTGGCAAACCACCGAGATTGAAGACGCCCCGGCGCTGATTGAGGCCACCACGGCGGCGCTGATGAAGGCGGCCGCATGA
- a CDS encoding acyl carrier protein: protein MDITQEVLRVLDEVLSLNGRSTTFTRDTPLLGAIPELDSMAVVTLITTLEDQFGLVVDDDDIDGSTFASVGSLADFVSSKLSG, encoded by the coding sequence TTGGATATTACACAAGAAGTTCTTCGCGTTCTTGACGAGGTATTGAGCCTCAATGGCCGATCGACCACCTTCACCCGAGACACACCATTGCTCGGCGCCATCCCCGAACTGGATTCGATGGCGGTGGTCACTCTCATTACAACGCTGGAAGATCAATTTGGCTTAGTGGTGGATGACGACGACATTGATGGCAGCACTTTTGCCTCGGTGGGCTCTCTGGCTGATTTTGTCAGCAGCAAGCTGAGCGGCTGA
- a CDS encoding acyl-CoA ligase (AMP-forming), exosortase A system-associated, which produces MVESNLLHELIVVNAARDSGAIALSSGAESCSYGVISTQVGQFASGLMALGLERGERVAIYLEKRLETVIASFGAPAAGGVFVPVNPLLKPDQVGFILRDCNVRVLVTSPERLALMKDVLPDCHDLRHVVVTRGSGTVDSAEAGRAGPLVQVSWLDLLASPRRAGHRVIDTDMAAILYTSGSTGKPKGVVLSHRNMVAGAKSVASYLENNERDTLLAALPLSFDAGFSQLTTAFHTGARVVLLNYLMPKDVLKAMAREGVTGLTAVPPLYIQLTQLEWPAAINDTLRYFANTGGRMPGETLAALRQRVPKAKPFLMYGLTEAFRSTYLPPEEVDRRPDSIGKAIPNADILVLRDDGSACSPEEPGELVHRGALVGMGYWNDTAKTAERYKLLPPDAPGRQPGLPLPEYAVYSGDTVRQDAEGFLYFIGRRDEMMKTSGYRVSPTEVEEVLYSTQMVGECVAFGVAHPVLGHAIHVIATPAGGMGAIDLNALNSECRARMPAYMVPAGIEVVSGPLPRNANGKIDRKLLSTEFLTRHAP; this is translated from the coding sequence ATGGTTGAGTCCAATCTTCTCCATGAGTTGATAGTTGTCAATGCCGCGCGCGATTCCGGGGCAATCGCCTTGTCGAGCGGCGCTGAGTCATGTAGCTACGGGGTAATCAGTACACAGGTCGGTCAATTTGCATCTGGCTTGATGGCTTTGGGCTTGGAGCGGGGCGAGCGAGTCGCGATTTACCTCGAAAAACGCCTTGAGACGGTCATAGCTAGTTTTGGTGCGCCCGCGGCGGGCGGCGTCTTTGTGCCGGTGAATCCATTGCTCAAGCCGGATCAGGTCGGATTCATCCTGCGCGATTGCAATGTGCGGGTGCTGGTGACGTCACCCGAACGTCTGGCCTTGATGAAGGATGTTTTGCCTGATTGCCACGACCTGCGACACGTCGTGGTGACCCGGGGCAGCGGCACGGTGGATTCAGCCGAGGCGGGCAGGGCGGGACCCTTGGTGCAGGTGTCCTGGCTTGACCTGCTGGCCAGTCCGCGCCGCGCCGGCCACCGGGTGATCGATACCGACATGGCCGCCATTCTTTACACGTCTGGCAGCACCGGCAAGCCCAAGGGGGTGGTGCTTTCTCACCGCAATATGGTTGCCGGGGCCAAGAGCGTCGCCTCTTACCTTGAAAACAACGAGCGCGACACACTGCTGGCCGCGCTGCCCTTGTCGTTTGATGCCGGCTTCAGCCAGCTGACCACCGCGTTCCACACCGGCGCACGCGTGGTGTTGCTGAACTATCTGATGCCGAAAGACGTGTTGAAAGCGATGGCGCGCGAAGGCGTCACGGGTCTCACAGCCGTCCCGCCCTTGTATATCCAGCTCACGCAGCTGGAGTGGCCCGCGGCGATCAATGACACCTTGCGCTACTTTGCCAACACCGGCGGGCGCATGCCGGGTGAGACACTGGCGGCACTGCGTCAGCGGGTGCCCAAGGCCAAGCCGTTTCTCATGTATGGGTTGACCGAGGCTTTTCGCTCAACCTATCTTCCCCCGGAGGAGGTGGACCGGCGTCCCGACTCCATTGGCAAGGCCATTCCCAATGCTGACATTTTGGTATTGCGCGACGACGGATCCGCTTGTTCGCCCGAGGAACCCGGCGAGTTGGTGCACCGGGGTGCTTTGGTGGGTATGGGGTACTGGAACGATACGGCCAAAACGGCAGAGCGCTATAAATTACTGCCGCCAGACGCGCCCGGCCGACAGCCAGGGCTGCCGCTGCCTGAGTACGCCGTTTATTCGGGTGATACGGTGCGCCAAGATGCCGAAGGTTTTCTGTATTTCATTGGCCGGCGCGACGAAATGATGAAGACCTCGGGTTACCGGGTGAGCCCCACCGAGGTGGAGGAGGTCCTGTATTCGACCCAGATGGTGGGTGAGTGCGTCGCCTTTGGTGTGGCGCATCCAGTTTTGGGGCACGCTATACATGTGATAGCTACTCCCGCAGGTGGTATGGGTGCAATTGACCTAAATGCCTTAAATTCAGAATGCCGAGCGAGAATGCCAGCTTACATGGTGCCCGCTGGCATTGAGGTGGTTTCTGGCCCACTGCCGCGCAACGCCAATGGCAAGATTGACCGCAAATTGCTGTCCACCGAGTTTCTGACGCGACACGCGCCTTAA
- a CDS encoding pyridoxal-dependent decarboxylase, exosortase A system-associated: MSIPERSLPVHAPMNQFAVEDGQLVVGGERLAMLAERVGQTPFYAYDRALLKARVAELRLALPEGIKLHYAMKANPMPAVVGLMAGLVDGIDVASAGELKVALDVGAHPQEISFAGPGKRDVELRQAVASRVLINIESFREVSVLASISSDLGLPARVAVRVNPDFELKGSGMKMGGGPKQFGVDVEQIPDLLAKVASAGLAFEGFHLFAGSQNLRAESICEAQQKSYELALRLADGAPSPVRFLNLGGGFGIPYFPGEKRLDLAPIGDNLAQLVQRAKTELPETSLVIELGRYFVGEAGVYVTRILDRKVSRGQVYLVADGGLHHHLAASGNFGQVVRKNYPVTIGTRADAPEKEVVSVVGPLCTPLDLLADRMTLPVADVGDLAVVFQSGAYGPTASPQGFLGHPACVEVLV, translated from the coding sequence ATGTCCATCCCTGAACGATCCCTCCCCGTGCACGCCCCCATGAATCAGTTTGCCGTGGAGGACGGGCAATTGGTCGTGGGTGGCGAGCGCTTGGCGATGCTGGCTGAGCGCGTTGGGCAGACGCCGTTTTACGCCTACGACCGCGCGCTGTTGAAAGCCCGAGTCGCCGAGTTGCGGCTTGCGTTGCCTGAAGGCATCAAGCTTCACTACGCCATGAAGGCCAACCCCATGCCCGCCGTGGTCGGGCTGATGGCGGGCCTGGTCGATGGCATTGACGTGGCCTCGGCGGGGGAGTTGAAGGTGGCGCTGGACGTGGGCGCCCACCCGCAGGAGATCAGCTTTGCCGGGCCTGGCAAGCGCGATGTGGAGCTGCGCCAGGCGGTGGCCTCCCGTGTCCTCATTAACATCGAGTCGTTTCGTGAAGTGAGTGTGCTGGCGTCAATTTCCAGCGATTTGGGGCTGCCTGCCCGCGTGGCCGTTCGGGTCAACCCCGACTTTGAACTCAAGGGCTCCGGCATGAAGATGGGCGGCGGCCCCAAGCAGTTTGGCGTGGATGTCGAGCAAATCCCGGACTTGTTGGCGAAGGTGGCAAGTGCTGGGCTGGCTTTCGAAGGCTTTCATTTGTTCGCCGGGTCGCAAAACCTGCGTGCGGAATCCATTTGCGAAGCGCAGCAAAAATCCTATGAGTTGGCACTGCGGCTCGCGGATGGCGCGCCGTCGCCGGTGCGGTTTTTGAATTTGGGTGGGGGGTTCGGTATTCCCTATTTCCCCGGCGAGAAAAGACTCGACCTGGCGCCCATTGGTGACAACTTGGCCCAATTGGTTCAGCGTGCCAAAACTGAACTGCCTGAGACGTCCCTCGTGATTGAGTTGGGTCGCTATTTTGTGGGTGAAGCGGGCGTCTACGTGACTCGCATTCTGGACCGCAAGGTGTCTCGCGGTCAGGTGTATTTGGTGGCCGACGGCGGTCTGCACCACCATTTGGCGGCTTCGGGCAACTTTGGACAAGTGGTGCGCAAGAACTACCCTGTCACGATTGGGACCCGGGCAGATGCGCCAGAGAAAGAGGTGGTCTCTGTGGTCGGCCCGTTATGCACCCCCTTGGATTTGCTGGCTGACCGAATGACTTTGCCGGTGGCCGATGTCGGCGATTTGGCGGTGGTGTTTCAGTCCGGTGCTTACGGCCCCACCGCCAGCCCTCAAGGATTTTTAGGGCATCCCGCGTGTGTTGAGGTCCTTGTTTAG
- a CDS encoding TIGR03013 family XrtA/PEP-CTERM system glycosyltransferase codes for MLVIATLIIAIVRNISDLESVYLSVLIASLLLGFGIFVINTGLGFYQRTNGRTWLQAAARGSVSFFLSIPLVYGVFRLSPVKVENGKDFLLVLMLGIGIMLLNRVYANHGTSLSHMRRRVMIFGAGPRAKQAGKILLAADPNVDLVGYYASPNDVLEEVSAWGVLAPKMTLTDMVRKEKVDEIVVAVSERRGGSMPLRELLDCKLQGVHVIDLSTHFEKTLGQIRLDAVNAGWLVFSDGFAQGWIRSLVKRVFDIVCAAVLILLTIPVMLVTAVLIRMESRGPIFYIQERVGLRGQLFNVIKFRSMRTDAEKDGKPVWAAASDDRTTRVGRVIRKSRIDELPQLFNVLGGSMSLVGPRPERPYFVEKLTNEIPYFAVRHSIKPGLTGWAQVRYRYGASVEDSAEKLQYYLYYVKNHSLLLDLVVIFETVGVVLMGWGAH; via the coding sequence ATGTTGGTAATTGCAACGCTCATAATTGCTATTGTGCGCAATATTTCCGACCTTGAGTCAGTGTACTTAAGCGTTTTGATCGCCTCCCTATTGCTGGGATTCGGCATCTTTGTGATCAACACTGGCCTAGGGTTTTACCAGAGAACCAATGGGCGGACATGGCTTCAAGCTGCAGCCCGGGGATCTGTATCTTTCTTCCTGTCGATTCCTTTGGTTTACGGGGTGTTTCGTCTGTCGCCTGTGAAGGTTGAGAATGGAAAAGATTTTCTGCTGGTGCTGATGCTGGGCATTGGAATCATGCTGTTGAACAGGGTCTATGCGAATCACGGCACCAGCCTTTCCCATATGCGGCGTCGAGTCATGATTTTTGGCGCGGGCCCCCGGGCCAAGCAGGCCGGAAAAATACTGTTGGCTGCTGACCCCAATGTCGACTTGGTTGGCTATTACGCCAGTCCGAACGACGTCTTGGAGGAGGTGTCGGCGTGGGGAGTTCTGGCGCCAAAAATGACGTTGACAGACATGGTCCGAAAGGAAAAGGTGGATGAAATCGTCGTCGCCGTGTCGGAGCGTCGAGGTGGCAGCATGCCCTTGCGTGAACTCCTGGATTGCAAACTACAGGGGGTTCACGTCATTGACCTCTCCACCCATTTTGAGAAAACCTTGGGCCAAATCAGACTCGATGCGGTCAATGCCGGTTGGTTGGTCTTTAGTGACGGTTTTGCGCAAGGGTGGATTCGATCCCTCGTGAAGCGTGTCTTCGATATCGTCTGTGCAGCAGTACTTATTCTGTTGACCATTCCGGTCATGTTAGTGACGGCGGTGCTTATTCGGATGGAAAGCCGAGGGCCCATTTTCTACATCCAGGAGCGAGTAGGTCTCCGTGGTCAATTGTTCAATGTCATCAAGTTTCGAAGCATGCGAACCGATGCCGAAAAAGACGGAAAACCAGTGTGGGCGGCGGCTTCCGATGATCGGACAACCCGGGTGGGTCGAGTGATCAGGAAATCGCGTATCGACGAACTCCCCCAGCTTTTCAACGTACTGGGTGGCAGTATGAGTCTGGTCGGCCCTCGACCAGAGCGGCCATATTTTGTCGAAAAACTGACCAATGAGATTCCCTATTTTGCCGTTCGCCATAGTATCAAGCCTGGTTTGACCGGCTGGGCTCAGGTGAGATACCGGTATGGTGCGTCAGTGGAAGATTCGGCAGAGAAGCTTCAATATTACCTCTATTACGTCAAAAATCACTCACTGCTGCTGGACCTCGTCGTCATATTTGAAACCGTCGGTGTCGTTTTAATGGGCTGGGGAGCGCATTAA
- the prsK gene encoding XrtA/PEP-CTERM system histidine kinase PrsK: protein MLLTAWSFGLVGVTYLAFFLRLLQLGYLSAPQELPKVLLLVAVGGCTIWGAAGFALVQTSDPVYGLVSALADIFRYGAWFAFLLALYRPSAVQKSSRRFGQLASVAIVLVSFSFFSVLMLWLGSNQWGDPSRFMLFSSMAQSVYGMVLLEQIFRNVEEDSRWNLKPLFLGLAGGFLFDLYIFSQAVLFNSLDQDALSIRGGVHALVAPLLVLSSTRRSDWIQKIRLSPKAAFHSATLLIAGLYLLFISGIGYYIRYFGGDWGRALQLGLVFLALVVLMVLALSGALRAKLRVMVGKHFFRYRYDYREEWLRFTNALSVGDSPQAMGQQVVRGLADMLESPGGGLWMQGQNGGQLTQVAHWNFPATNEQVAISSSLCQFLVSSGWVVNLGEFRSFPRRYEGLALPEWLRNAASAWLVVPLFVGDDLIGFAILATPRTHIDVNWEINDLLKTAGRQAASFLAQMQTTEALLEVRKFDSFNRMSAFVVHDLKNIVTQLSLMMKNAKRLSGNPEFQQDMLMTVENSLDRMRQLMLQLREGATPPGKAFGVNLEEIATRIAGIALRRDRVLEIEVKEAVLTRGHEERLERVIGHMVQNAFDATNAGGRVWLSLERANGQAQIVVGDTGQGMTPEFIQNRLFKPFQTTKSAGMGIGAYESFQYVQELGGRIDVQSEPNVGTTVTIQLPLFETRKESDLHTKDVS, encoded by the coding sequence ATGCTTCTGACAGCGTGGAGTTTTGGGCTGGTTGGTGTCACTTATCTGGCCTTTTTTCTGCGTCTGCTTCAGTTAGGCTATCTGAGCGCACCGCAAGAGCTACCCAAGGTTTTGCTCTTGGTGGCTGTGGGGGGCTGCACCATTTGGGGCGCGGCGGGATTTGCCCTTGTACAGACGTCGGATCCGGTCTATGGGCTGGTCAGCGCGTTGGCTGACATTTTTCGGTATGGCGCCTGGTTTGCCTTTCTTTTGGCCTTGTATCGGCCAAGTGCAGTACAAAAGTCGTCACGCCGTTTTGGACAACTTGCATCGGTTGCGATCGTGCTGGTTTCCTTTAGTTTTTTTTCCGTGTTGATGTTGTGGTTGGGTTCGAATCAATGGGGCGATCCATCTCGTTTCATGCTTTTTAGCTCAATGGCGCAGTCGGTCTACGGCATGGTATTGCTTGAGCAAATTTTTAGAAACGTCGAAGAAGATTCCCGCTGGAACCTCAAGCCGCTTTTTCTGGGGCTGGCTGGCGGATTCTTGTTTGATTTGTACATTTTCTCGCAGGCGGTGCTGTTCAATAGTTTGGATCAAGACGCATTGAGTATCAGGGGAGGCGTCCATGCGTTGGTTGCACCCTTACTAGTGCTGTCAAGCACCCGCCGATCTGACTGGATTCAGAAAATCCGCCTGTCTCCCAAGGCGGCTTTTCACTCGGCGACCTTGCTGATTGCCGGCCTCTACCTGCTCTTCATTTCAGGCATCGGTTACTACATCCGCTATTTCGGCGGGGATTGGGGGCGCGCGCTTCAGCTGGGTCTCGTGTTCCTCGCGTTGGTTGTCCTGATGGTATTGGCGCTGTCAGGTGCATTGAGGGCGAAACTGAGAGTGATGGTTGGAAAGCATTTTTTCCGCTACCGCTACGATTACCGCGAGGAATGGCTCCGATTTACCAATGCCTTGTCTGTCGGGGACTCCCCTCAAGCGATGGGACAGCAGGTGGTTCGAGGACTGGCCGATATGCTCGAGAGTCCGGGTGGGGGCTTGTGGATGCAGGGCCAGAATGGAGGCCAATTGACGCAAGTCGCACACTGGAATTTCCCGGCAACGAATGAGCAGGTGGCAATAAGCTCTTCACTTTGTCAGTTCCTGGTGAGCAGTGGCTGGGTTGTCAATCTTGGGGAGTTCCGCTCATTTCCTCGCCGCTATGAGGGGCTGGCCTTGCCCGAGTGGCTGCGCAATGCGGCGTCCGCCTGGCTGGTTGTGCCATTGTTTGTTGGGGACGATTTGATTGGGTTTGCCATATTGGCGACCCCCAGAACGCACATTGACGTCAATTGGGAGATTAATGACCTGCTCAAAACGGCAGGCCGGCAAGCTGCCAGTTTTTTGGCTCAGATGCAGACCACAGAGGCCTTGCTTGAGGTCAGAAAGTTCGATTCATTCAACCGGATGTCCGCGTTTGTCGTTCATGACCTGAAAAATATAGTGACCCAGCTTTCACTCATGATGAAAAACGCCAAGCGACTGAGCGGCAACCCGGAGTTCCAGCAGGACATGTTGATGACGGTCGAAAATTCATTGGACCGCATGCGTCAATTGATGCTTCAATTGCGAGAGGGCGCGACGCCTCCGGGCAAGGCCTTTGGCGTCAATCTTGAGGAAATTGCGACACGAATTGCCGGCATCGCCCTGCGCCGTGACAGGGTTCTTGAAATTGAGGTCAAAGAGGCCGTACTGACCCGGGGGCATGAAGAACGATTGGAGCGCGTCATTGGCCACATGGTACAAAATGCTTTCGATGCAACCAACGCAGGCGGGCGTGTTTGGCTCTCTCTGGAAAGGGCCAATGGGCAGGCTCAAATCGTTGTTGGTGACACAGGACAAGGGATGACACCAGAATTCATCCAGAATCGTTTGTTCAAGCCTTTTCAAACAACCAAGTCAGCGGGCATGGGCATCGGCGCGTATGAGAGTTTCCAGTACGTCCAAGAGTTGGGCGGAAGAATTGACGTGCAAAGTGAGCCCAATGTGGGGACAACGGTCACTATTCAATTGCCGCTATTTGAAACCCGGAAGGAGTCAGACCTCCACACGAAAGACGTTTCATGA
- the prsR gene encoding PEP-CTERM-box response regulator transcription factor: MTAEKTRSLLIVEDDLALQKQIKWSLDRFESVTADDRESALVQMRRSQPAVVTMDLGLPPDADSVSEGFRLLEQIIAFDPDIKVIVLTGQNDQANALRAIAMGAYDFFAKPFEPDLLNLTVERAFRLFELQAENRRLRELHQPESLSGLVTKDPEMMRVCRTIEKVASSNATVLLLGESGTGKEILARGLHQASARRSGKFVAINCAAIPENLLESELFGYEKGAYTGAAKTTLGKIETANGGTLMLDEIGDLPLSLQAKLLRFLQERTIERLGGRQEIPVDVRVVCATHQNLKEQTGDGRFREDLYYRLAEIVVDIPPLRDRIGDAALLAHAFARRFSKEQNRSNMTLAESAVRAIEKYDWPGNIRELENCIKRATIMADTNQITSDDLGLKSLAVNPSDDMLELRVIRDNADKEAIVKAMGRVNGNIVKTAELLGVSRPTLYDLMHKLGLK, from the coding sequence ATGACCGCAGAAAAAACTCGTTCACTACTGATTGTCGAAGATGATCTCGCACTCCAAAAGCAGATCAAATGGTCGTTGGATCGTTTTGAGTCTGTCACTGCCGATGACCGGGAAAGTGCGCTGGTTCAGATGCGCAGGAGTCAGCCTGCCGTCGTGACCATGGATTTGGGATTGCCGCCTGATGCCGACTCGGTGTCAGAGGGTTTTCGGTTGCTGGAACAAATCATTGCCTTCGATCCAGACATCAAAGTTATTGTCTTGACAGGTCAAAACGATCAGGCAAATGCCTTGCGCGCCATTGCCATGGGTGCCTATGACTTTTTTGCCAAACCCTTTGAGCCTGATCTGTTGAACTTGACCGTTGAGCGCGCTTTCAGGTTATTTGAGCTGCAGGCGGAAAATCGGCGGCTGCGCGAGCTGCATCAGCCGGAATCGTTGTCCGGATTGGTGACGAAAGACCCGGAAATGATGCGCGTTTGCCGAACCATTGAGAAGGTTGCCAGCAGTAATGCAACGGTTCTATTGCTGGGAGAGAGTGGCACGGGGAAGGAAATATTGGCGCGGGGCCTGCATCAAGCCTCAGCCCGGCGTTCCGGAAAGTTCGTCGCTATCAACTGTGCCGCCATCCCTGAAAATCTGCTGGAAAGTGAGCTTTTTGGCTACGAAAAGGGTGCGTATACGGGAGCCGCGAAAACGACATTGGGCAAGATTGAGACCGCTAACGGTGGCACGTTGATGCTGGATGAAATTGGGGATTTGCCGCTTTCGCTGCAAGCCAAGTTGTTGCGATTTTTGCAGGAACGGACGATTGAACGGTTGGGGGGTCGACAGGAGATTCCCGTTGACGTCCGCGTGGTGTGTGCGACCCACCAGAATCTCAAGGAGCAAACCGGCGATGGTCGTTTTCGGGAGGACCTGTATTATCGATTGGCCGAAATCGTGGTCGATATTCCCCCATTGCGTGATCGGATTGGTGACGCAGCGCTGCTGGCACATGCATTTGCGCGCCGATTCTCTAAAGAGCAAAATCGTTCAAACATGACGTTGGCTGAGTCAGCGGTGCGCGCAATCGAGAAATATGATTGGCCAGGCAACATTCGCGAGCTTGAAAATTGCATCAAGCGCGCAACCATCATGGCAGATACAAACCAGATCACCAGCGATGATTTAGGTTTAAAAAGCCTTGCGGTGAATCCAAGTGATGACATGCTCGAACTGCGTGTCATTCGTGACAATGCCGACAAGGAGGCCATCGTCAAAGCGATGGGACGTGTGAATGGCAATATAGTGAAAACGGCAGAACTACTGGGTGTCAGTCGGCCAACACTTTATGACTTGATGCACAAGCTTGGGTTGAAATAG